A window of the Pseudomonas furukawaii genome harbors these coding sequences:
- a CDS encoding PaaI family thioesterase produces the protein MSLDLNALVREAHEKNDYDPLVSLIPYARLIGMECLRLGDDVVFRLPANKDNIGNPTLPAIHGGVIAGFMEHAAMLHLLMFMGSPHMPKIIDFSIDYLRAGHYRDTFVQCQVWRQGRRVANVAITAWQTTQTEPIATARAHFKVDEP, from the coding sequence ATGAGCCTCGACCTCAACGCACTGGTCCGCGAAGCCCACGAGAAGAATGACTACGACCCGCTGGTGAGCCTGATCCCCTATGCACGGCTGATCGGCATGGAGTGCCTGCGACTGGGGGACGACGTGGTGTTCCGCCTGCCGGCGAACAAGGACAACATCGGCAATCCCACACTGCCGGCCATCCACGGCGGGGTGATCGCCGGCTTCATGGAGCACGCGGCGATGCTCCACCTGCTGATGTTCATGGGCTCGCCCCATATGCCCAAAATCATCGACTTCTCCATAGATTACCTGCGCGCCGGGCACTATCGTGACACCTTCGTCCAGTGCCAGGTCTGGCGCCAGGGGCGGCGAGTCGCCAACGTCGCCATCACCGCCTGGCAGACCACCCAGACCGAGCCCATCGCCACCGCCCGCGCCCACTTCAAGGTGGACGAGCCCTGA
- a CDS encoding PAS domain S-box protein yields the protein MSQPSIRPSTDSAGAHHLRQIVDNSSAVIYVKDLEGRLVLVNRAFERLFKVRAERVLGRTDHDFFPREIADALRANDLRVAQSGHELEFEEQVPMGGIIRTYLSNKFPLFDSDGRVTAICGISTDISSRKSLEEVLRFVALGVSAATGNEVFEAIARYMVRSLNADFAFVSRISDEGPHRLTTLALFYDGRLQPNATYDLEGTPCAEVFGRSFYLVPRDLGVCYPNDSVLAAYGIDSYAGYPLFAGDGRPLGLIAAGRLGPMGDHDKVESVLRIFSVRAAAEIERFAAEASYRAIFDTSEDAIFVHDIDSGTLVDVNPKACRAYGYSYEEMLGLDIDAFSAGYAPYTGKEAAGYLARAAAGELQRFEWHRRNRDGSLHWDEVLLKRVTIGGIDRILAITREITQRKEAEQALRASELQYRAITNTALDCFIGMDERGRVLAFNPAAERCFGIGREQALGRSLLKLIIPPRFREAYERGLEHYLMTGQGAFLGKRMEVVAQRADGEEFPAELALTQVPGDEGPRFICYLRDITERTQAEEERARLEQQLRQAQRMEAIGHLTGGIAHDFNNLLTSMLGYTVMALERVEPTGDERLGKYLARVQRSAEKARDLIQQMLTFSRGSRGKPQLLAPDRLLGDFIRLMESTLPATVELDVRLDSELPLVLADPVQLEQVLMNLCINARDAMGSVGQLQISLGLEELECVCASCQQRARGPFVALRVSDSGPGIDPTLRAQIFEPFFTTKASGQGSGMGLSMVHGIVHEYGGHIQLDSQPGHGATFRVLLPAHGPAAQVNGRDAVPELPPLRSALQGRVAVVDDDPSVAEFMGELLEGWGLAPVLFGDAELASQQLCADPYAWDFVILDQSMPRLSGLQLARRLLASRADLPIVLYTGFSDSLLESEVQQQGAKALLTKPLDQQRLHQLLQTWLGQPRPGYNAETN from the coding sequence GTGAGCCAGCCATCCATCCGACCCTCGACCGACAGCGCCGGTGCGCACCACCTGCGGCAGATCGTCGACAACAGCAGCGCGGTGATCTACGTGAAGGACCTGGAGGGCCGCCTGGTGCTGGTCAATCGCGCCTTCGAGCGCCTGTTCAAAGTGCGCGCCGAGCGGGTGCTGGGGCGTACCGACCATGATTTCTTTCCCCGGGAGATCGCCGACGCCCTGCGTGCCAACGACCTGCGGGTGGCCCAGTCGGGCCATGAGCTGGAGTTCGAGGAGCAGGTTCCCATGGGCGGCATCATCCGCACCTACCTGTCCAACAAGTTCCCCTTGTTCGACAGCGACGGACGGGTCACCGCCATCTGCGGCATCTCCACCGACATCAGCTCGCGCAAGAGCCTGGAGGAGGTGCTTCGCTTCGTTGCCCTGGGGGTCTCGGCGGCCACCGGCAACGAGGTGTTCGAGGCCATCGCCCGCTACATGGTGCGTTCCCTCAATGCCGATTTCGCCTTCGTCAGCCGTATCAGCGACGAGGGGCCCCATCGCCTCACCACCCTGGCGCTCTTCTACGACGGCCGGCTGCAGCCCAACGCCACCTACGACCTGGAAGGCACGCCCTGCGCGGAAGTCTTCGGCCGCAGCTTCTATCTCGTCCCCCGGGACCTGGGGGTGTGCTACCCCAATGACTCCGTGCTGGCCGCCTATGGCATCGACAGCTACGCCGGCTACCCGCTGTTCGCCGGTGATGGCCGCCCCCTGGGACTGATCGCCGCGGGCCGGCTCGGCCCCATGGGCGACCATGACAAGGTGGAGTCGGTGCTGCGGATCTTCTCCGTCCGGGCGGCGGCCGAGATCGAGCGGTTCGCGGCCGAGGCCAGCTACCGGGCCATCTTCGACACCTCCGAGGACGCCATCTTCGTCCACGACATCGACAGTGGCACCCTGGTGGACGTGAATCCCAAGGCCTGTCGCGCCTACGGTTACAGCTACGAGGAGATGCTCGGGCTGGACATCGACGCATTCAGCGCCGGCTATGCGCCCTACACCGGCAAGGAAGCCGCCGGTTACCTGGCTCGGGCCGCCGCCGGCGAGCTGCAACGCTTCGAATGGCACCGGCGCAACCGTGACGGCAGCCTGCACTGGGACGAGGTGCTGCTCAAGCGCGTGACCATCGGGGGCATCGACCGCATCCTCGCCATCACCCGCGAGATCACCCAGCGCAAGGAGGCCGAGCAGGCCCTGCGAGCCAGTGAGCTGCAGTACCGGGCCATCACCAACACCGCCCTGGACTGCTTCATCGGCATGGATGAGCGGGGGCGCGTGCTGGCCTTCAACCCGGCGGCCGAGCGTTGCTTCGGCATCGGACGCGAGCAGGCGCTGGGTCGTTCGCTGCTGAAACTGATCATCCCGCCGCGATTCCGAGAGGCCTACGAGCGCGGCCTGGAGCACTACCTGATGACCGGCCAGGGCGCCTTCCTCGGCAAGCGCATGGAAGTGGTGGCGCAGCGTGCCGACGGTGAGGAGTTCCCCGCCGAACTGGCCCTGACCCAGGTGCCGGGTGACGAGGGGCCGCGCTTCATCTGCTACCTGCGGGACATCACCGAACGTACCCAGGCCGAGGAGGAGCGCGCGCGGCTGGAGCAGCAATTGCGCCAGGCCCAGCGCATGGAGGCCATCGGACACCTCACTGGCGGCATCGCCCACGACTTCAACAACCTGCTCACCAGCATGCTGGGCTACACGGTGATGGCCCTGGAGCGGGTGGAGCCAACCGGAGACGAGCGCCTGGGCAAATACCTCGCCCGGGTACAGCGGTCGGCGGAGAAGGCCCGTGACCTGATCCAGCAGATGCTCACCTTCAGCCGGGGTAGTCGTGGCAAGCCGCAGCTGCTGGCGCCGGACCGCCTGCTGGGCGACTTCATCCGACTGATGGAGTCCACCCTGCCGGCGACCGTGGAGCTGGATGTCCGGCTGGATTCCGAGCTGCCTCTGGTGCTGGCCGATCCGGTGCAGCTGGAGCAGGTGCTGATGAACCTCTGCATCAACGCCCGGGACGCCATGGGCAGCGTCGGCCAGCTCCAGATCAGCCTGGGCCTGGAAGAGCTGGAGTGCGTCTGCGCCTCCTGCCAGCAACGGGCCAGGGGACCCTTCGTGGCGCTGCGCGTCAGCGACAGCGGGCCGGGTATCGATCCGACGCTGCGGGCGCAGATCTTCGAGCCCTTTTTCACCACCAAGGCCAGCGGGCAGGGCAGCGGCATGGGGTTGTCCATGGTCCACGGCATCGTCCATGAGTACGGCGGGCACATCCAGCTGGACAGCCAGCCGGGGCATGGCGCCACTTTTCGCGTGTTGCTGCCGGCCCACGGTCCGGCCGCCCAGGTGAACGGCCGGGATGCCGTCCCTGAGCTGCCGCCGTTGCGCTCGGCCCTGCAGGGGCGGGTGGCGGTGGTGGACGACGATCCGTCGGTGGCCGAGTTCATGGGGGAGTTGCTGGAAGGCTGGGGCCTGGCGCCGGTGCTTTTCGGCGACGCCGAACTGGCCAGCCAGCAGCTCTGCGCCGACCCCTACGCCTGGGACTTCGTCATCCTCGACCAGAGCATGCCCAGGCTCTCGGGCCTGCAACTGGCGCGTCGCCTGCTGGCATCCCGCGCCGACCTGCCCATCGTGCTCTACACCGGATTCAGCGATTCGCTCCTGGAAAGCGAGGTGCAGCAGCAAGGGGCCAAGGCGCTGCTGACCAAGCCCCTCGATCAGCAGCGCCTGCACCAGTTGTTGCAGACCTGGCTGGGCCAGCCACGGCCGGGATACAACGCTGAAACAAACTGA
- a CDS encoding DUF3859 domain-containing protein codes for MNPFRLTALVALGLASGMALADVRVEGPVEYGIFESRYQDFQPGERVLTRSDQSIQRTEVIPAKLGTKFGLRYSLVGKRENDTPLTLLYLTPGVVSPDGKRHDKFVVEQKMAPGAPLDVMAFEFTEPHEVVPGEWRFMVFQGDRLLAQQVFSVR; via the coding sequence ATGAACCCTTTCCGACTGACAGCACTCGTGGCCCTGGGCCTGGCCTCCGGCATGGCCCTGGCGGACGTCCGGGTCGAGGGGCCGGTGGAATACGGCATCTTCGAATCCCGTTACCAGGACTTCCAGCCCGGCGAGCGCGTGCTGACCCGCAGCGACCAGAGCATCCAGCGCACCGAGGTGATCCCGGCGAAGCTGGGTACCAAGTTCGGCCTTCGCTACAGCCTGGTGGGCAAGCGCGAGAACGACACGCCGCTGACCCTGCTGTACCTCACCCCCGGCGTGGTCTCACCGGACGGCAAGCGCCACGACAAGTTCGTGGTGGAGCAGAAGATGGCCCCCGGCGCACCGCTCGACGTGATGGCCTTCGAGTTCACCGAGCCCCACGAAGTGGTGCCCGGCGAATGGCGCTTCATGGTGTTCCAGGGCGATCGCCTGCTGGCCCAGCAGGTCTTCTCCGTCCGCTGA
- a CDS encoding OsmC family protein, which yields MTVTVTTESAEGYRHRISVNETHSLFTDIPTALGGEGSAPEPHDLYDAALGACKALTVSLYARSHDIPLTGIGVEVTRDDSEERKGHYRLDVKLTLRGALTDEQRATLLRIADKCPVHKLMSQVETHIETRLAEGDFSQ from the coding sequence ATGACCGTGACCGTGACCACCGAAAGCGCCGAAGGCTACCGCCACCGCATCAGCGTGAACGAGACCCACAGCCTTTTTACCGACATTCCCACGGCCCTGGGCGGCGAAGGCAGCGCACCGGAGCCCCATGACCTCTACGACGCCGCCCTGGGAGCCTGCAAGGCGCTGACCGTCAGCCTCTATGCCCGTAGCCACGACATTCCGCTGACCGGAATCGGCGTCGAGGTCACGCGCGACGACAGCGAGGAGCGCAAGGGCCACTACCGCCTCGACGTGAAGCTGACCCTGCGCGGCGCCCTCACCGACGAACAGCGCGCCACCCTGCTGCGCATCGCCGACAAGTGCCCGGTGCACAAGCTGATGAGCCAGGTGGAAACCCATATCGAGACGCGCCTCGCCGAGGGTGACTTCAGCCAGTAA
- a CDS encoding pirin family protein produces the protein MNLLTLRPRAEVLAGQPILRPLPSAQCRSVGPFVFFDHMLEADYAPGTGMDVRQHPHIGLSTLTYLFEGELQHKDSLGSDQRVRPGDVSWMTAGRGVAHVERTPADLLASGSRAHGLQVWLALPREQEDCEPHYSHHPAASLPVRESLGVRIRLVAGTGFCLESPVPVLSPTLYADLQLEAGATLAIPCEHPQRALYLVEGDVRLDDQPLEPHTLVVLPEGVDYLLAACEGSRLAMIGGAPLDGPRRMNWNFVSSSPERIDEARTRWAAGDWPVVPGETSRIELPR, from the coding sequence ATGAATCTCCTCACCCTCCGCCCCCGCGCCGAAGTGCTCGCCGGGCAACCCATTCTCCGCCCGCTGCCTTCGGCCCAATGCCGCAGCGTCGGACCCTTCGTTTTCTTCGATCACATGCTGGAGGCGGACTACGCCCCCGGCACCGGCATGGACGTGCGCCAGCATCCCCATATCGGCCTGTCCACCCTCACCTACCTGTTCGAGGGTGAGTTGCAGCACAAGGACAGCCTGGGCTCGGACCAGCGGGTGCGTCCTGGCGACGTCAGCTGGATGACCGCCGGCCGGGGCGTTGCCCACGTCGAGCGCACACCGGCGGACCTGCTGGCCAGCGGCTCCCGCGCCCACGGCCTGCAGGTCTGGCTGGCGCTGCCCCGGGAGCAGGAAGACTGCGAGCCGCACTACAGCCACCATCCGGCGGCCAGCCTGCCGGTCCGCGAGTCCCTGGGCGTGCGAATTCGCCTGGTGGCCGGCACCGGGTTCTGCCTGGAATCGCCGGTGCCGGTGCTCTCCCCTACCCTCTACGCCGACCTGCAACTGGAGGCCGGCGCCACCCTGGCCATCCCCTGCGAGCACCCGCAACGGGCGCTCTACCTGGTGGAAGGCGACGTGCGCCTGGACGACCAGCCCCTGGAGCCGCACACCCTGGTGGTGCTCCCGGAAGGCGTGGACTACCTGCTGGCGGCCTGCGAAGGCAGCCGGCTGGCGATGATCGGTGGCGCGCCCCTTGACGGCCCGCGCCGGATGAACTGGAACTTCGTCTCCAGCAGCCCCGAGCGCATCGACGAGGCCCGCACGCGCTGGGCGGCGGGCGACTGGCCGGTGGTGCCGGGGGAAACCAGCCGCATCGAACTGCCCCGCTGA
- a CDS encoding dienelactone hydrolase family protein, translating into MNRSLLCTLLLAVASPGWAAMVTQPVAYELDGKAFEGILVYDDAVTAPRPGLLMVPNWLGVTPAAAEQAKLIAGQRYVILVADMYGKDVRPANPEEARAAATAVRADRPLMRKRAAAGVEALKAQAGKVPLDPARLGAIGFCFGGGSVLELARAGSPLKGFVSFHGNLDTPNPEDARNIRAPVLVLHGADDPAVPKEQVDGFIAEMTAAKADWQLVSYGGAVHSFTDPDAKVPGRNEYHPKVAARSYQAMNDLFDEVFDPAR; encoded by the coding sequence ATGAACCGTTCGCTGCTGTGCACCCTGTTGCTGGCGGTTGCCAGTCCCGGCTGGGCCGCCATGGTCACCCAGCCGGTGGCCTACGAACTCGACGGCAAGGCCTTCGAAGGCATCCTGGTCTACGACGACGCCGTGACCGCTCCGCGCCCGGGCCTGCTGATGGTGCCCAACTGGCTGGGCGTCACGCCGGCCGCCGCCGAGCAGGCCAAGCTGATCGCCGGCCAGCGCTACGTCATCCTGGTGGCCGACATGTACGGCAAGGACGTGCGCCCCGCCAACCCCGAGGAGGCACGCGCAGCCGCCACGGCGGTGCGCGCCGACCGGCCCCTGATGCGCAAGCGGGCCGCGGCCGGGGTGGAAGCCCTGAAGGCCCAGGCCGGGAAGGTACCCCTGGACCCGGCGCGGCTCGGCGCCATCGGCTTCTGCTTCGGTGGCGGCAGCGTGCTGGAACTGGCTCGCGCCGGTTCGCCGCTCAAGGGCTTCGTCTCCTTCCACGGCAACCTGGATACGCCCAATCCCGAGGATGCCCGGAATATCCGGGCGCCCGTGCTGGTACTCCATGGCGCGGACGACCCGGCGGTGCCCAAGGAGCAGGTAGACGGCTTCATCGCCGAGATGACCGCCGCCAAGGCCGACTGGCAGCTGGTGAGCTACGGCGGTGCGGTGCACTCCTTCACCGATCCGGACGCCAAGGTGCCGGGCCGCAATGAATACCATCCCAAGGTCGCCGCCAGGTCCTACCAGGCCATGAACGACCTGTTCGACGAAGTCTTCGATCCTGCGCGGTAA
- a CDS encoding amidohydrolase family protein: MPPVRTCLAVLALLSALPLQARDYRYSDAHLHYVDFFQETEGMRSLLDAMDAGGIEHVMISGVPVAKKWHEDEPKRPRYYAGDDAGAYWYSATDVLVAAAVKGLPADQRHRFHPFLSGFNPNDKNADAHIRRMLELDPGLWQGIGEVFTRHDDLTALIDGDTPRANNEAMSRVYHLAAEYDLPVMLHSNITSKRERNPLYLQEVEEPLRNHPHVRFIWAHGGTSKEIHRHQTRLDFLHDTLARLLADYPNLYIDLSWTMLDPYLLDADGKPRANWLKLVERFPDRFMLGSDVVGRFNGLGGYLKVYEPFLDALPEAVARKVARDNFLAVLPRKHRPQTSN, translated from the coding sequence TTGCCCCCCGTTCGAACCTGCCTCGCCGTCCTGGCCCTGCTGTCGGCCCTGCCGCTCCAGGCGCGGGATTACCGCTACAGCGACGCCCACCTGCACTACGTGGACTTCTTCCAGGAAACCGAAGGAATGCGATCCCTGCTGGATGCCATGGACGCGGGCGGCATCGAGCATGTGATGATCTCCGGCGTTCCGGTGGCGAAGAAGTGGCACGAGGATGAGCCCAAGCGTCCGCGCTACTACGCCGGCGACGATGCAGGCGCCTATTGGTACAGCGCCACCGATGTGCTGGTGGCCGCCGCCGTGAAAGGGTTGCCGGCGGATCAGCGCCATCGCTTCCACCCCTTCCTCAGCGGTTTCAATCCCAATGACAAGAACGCCGACGCCCACATCCGTCGCATGCTGGAGCTGGATCCGGGGCTCTGGCAGGGCATCGGCGAAGTATTCACGCGCCACGACGACCTCACCGCGCTGATCGATGGCGATACGCCGAGGGCCAACAACGAGGCCATGAGCCGCGTCTACCACCTGGCAGCCGAGTACGACCTGCCGGTGATGCTTCACTCCAACATCACCTCAAAGCGTGAGCGCAACCCGCTCTACCTGCAGGAAGTGGAGGAGCCCCTGCGCAATCATCCCCACGTGCGTTTCATCTGGGCCCACGGCGGAACCAGCAAGGAGATCCACCGGCACCAGACCCGCCTGGACTTTCTCCACGACACCCTGGCGCGGCTGCTCGCGGACTACCCGAACCTCTACATCGACCTCTCCTGGACGATGCTCGATCCCTACCTGCTGGATGCCGACGGCAAGCCGCGTGCGAACTGGCTGAAGCTGGTGGAGCGCTTTCCGGACCGCTTCATGCTGGGCTCCGACGTCGTGGGGCGCTTCAACGGGCTGGGAGGCTACCTCAAGGTCTATGAGCCCTTCCTCGACGCCTTGCCCGAGGCGGTGGCGCGCAAGGTCGCGCGGGACAACTTTCTTGCCGTGCTCCCCCGCAAGCATCGACCCCAGACGTCGAACTGA
- a CDS encoding response regulator: MTEQIRILVVDDDEAIRELLLDYLGGQGYRVEAVADSVQMRAWLAEALPDLVLLDVGLPGEDGLSLARYLREHHDLPVIMVSGAGTPLDRIVGLEVGADDYLAKPFDPRELLARVKTVLRRYRRAPAAASPESVETGELLKVGLCRLDLASRQLFGADGSEIPLTAMEFDLLQAFAQRPNRPLSRDQLLNLTQHRDWNPFDRSIDIRIARLRRKLEPDPDKPQVIRTVRGVGYMFVPG; this comes from the coding sequence ATGACCGAACAGATCCGCATCCTGGTGGTGGACGACGACGAGGCGATCCGCGAGCTGCTGCTCGACTACCTGGGCGGGCAGGGCTATCGGGTCGAGGCGGTCGCCGACAGCGTGCAGATGCGCGCCTGGCTGGCCGAGGCGTTGCCGGACCTGGTGCTGCTGGACGTGGGCCTGCCCGGCGAGGATGGCCTGAGCCTGGCGCGCTACCTGCGGGAACACCACGACCTGCCGGTGATCATGGTGTCCGGTGCCGGTACGCCCCTGGACCGGATCGTCGGCCTGGAGGTGGGGGCCGACGACTACCTGGCCAAGCCGTTCGACCCGAGGGAACTGCTGGCGCGGGTCAAGACCGTGCTGCGGCGCTATCGCCGGGCACCGGCCGCCGCGTCTCCCGAGTCGGTGGAGACGGGCGAGCTCCTGAAGGTGGGGCTCTGTCGCCTTGACCTCGCCAGCCGCCAGCTGTTCGGCGCGGACGGTTCGGAGATTCCCCTCACCGCCATGGAGTTCGACCTGCTCCAGGCCTTCGCCCAGCGTCCCAATCGACCGCTGTCCCGCGACCAGTTGCTCAACCTCACCCAGCACCGCGACTGGAACCCCTTCGACCGCTCCATCGATATCCGCATCGCCCGGCTGCGCCGCAAGCTGGAGCCGGACCCCGACAAGCCGCAGGTGATCCGCACCGTGCGCGGCGTGGGCTATATGTTCGTGCCCGGCTGA
- a CDS encoding PaaI family thioesterase yields the protein MTDHPLIERAQRFLSALRHCQVLGLSVHDATPAGLTLRLPYSDQIVGNPETGVIHGGAITTLMDTTCGISTVCVLPEFEICPTLDLRIDYMHPAEPHKDVFGFAECYRVTPNVIFTRGYAYQDDPSQPIAHVVGAFMRMGKPGQLKQGGAA from the coding sequence ATGACGGACCACCCCCTGATCGAACGCGCGCAGCGCTTCCTCTCGGCCCTGCGCCATTGCCAGGTGCTCGGCCTCAGCGTCCACGACGCCACTCCCGCAGGCCTGACCCTGCGCCTGCCCTACAGCGACCAGATCGTCGGCAACCCGGAGACCGGGGTGATCCACGGCGGCGCCATCACCACCCTGATGGACACCACCTGCGGCATCTCCACCGTCTGCGTGCTGCCGGAGTTCGAGATCTGCCCCACCCTGGACCTGCGCATCGACTACATGCATCCGGCCGAACCCCACAAGGATGTCTTCGGCTTCGCCGAGTGCTACCGCGTCACGCCCAACGTGATCTTCACCCGGGGTTACGCCTATCAGGACGATCCGTCCCAGCCCATCGCCCATGTCGTGGGAGCCTTCATGCGCATGGGCAAGCCCGGCCAGCTGAAGCAGGGAGGTGCGGCATGA
- the htpG gene encoding molecular chaperone HtpG translates to MSVETQKETLGFQTEVKQLLHLMIHSLYSNKEIFLRELISNASDAADKLRFEALAKPELLEGGADLKIRVSFDKDARTVTLEDNGIGMSRDEVIAHLGTIAKSGTADFLKNLSGDQKKDSHLIGQFGVGFYSAFIVADKVDVFTRRAGLSAAEGVHWSSKGEGEFDIATIDKAERGTRIVLHLKSGEEEFADGWRLRNVIKKYSDHIALPIELPKEHYGEEKDKPAEPEWETVNRASALWTRPRTEVKDEEYQEFYKHVAHDFENPLSWSHNKVEGKLEYTSLLYVPGRAPFDLYHREAPKGLKLYVQRVFIMDQAEQFLPLYLRFIKGVVDSNDLSLNVSREILQSGPVIDSMKSALTKRVLDMLEKLAKNEPEQYKGFWKNFGQVLKEGPAEDFANKEKIAGLLRFASTSDENGEQSVGLADYIGRLKEGQDKIYFLTGESYAQVKNSPHLEVFRKKGIEVLLLTDRIDEWLMSYLTEFDGKQFVDVARGDLDLGKLDSEEDKKAQEEVAKAKEGLVERLKGALGEQVAEVRVSHRLTDSPAILAIGEQDLGLQMRQILEASGQKVPESKPIFEFNPSHPLIEKLDSEQDEDRFGELSHILFDQAALAAGDSLKDPAAYVRRLNKLLVELSA, encoded by the coding sequence ATGAGTGTGGAAACTCAAAAAGAAACCCTGGGCTTCCAGACCGAGGTGAAGCAGCTGCTTCACCTGATGATCCATTCCCTGTATTCCAACAAGGAAATCTTCCTCCGCGAGTTGATTTCCAACGCCTCCGACGCCGCCGACAAGCTGCGCTTCGAAGCGCTGGCCAAGCCGGAACTGCTGGAGGGCGGTGCCGATCTGAAGATCCGCGTCAGCTTCGACAAGGACGCCAGGACCGTCACCCTCGAAGACAACGGCATCGGCATGAGCCGCGATGAAGTCATCGCCCACCTGGGCACCATTGCCAAGTCCGGCACCGCCGACTTCCTGAAGAACCTGTCGGGCGACCAGAAGAAGGACTCGCACCTGATCGGCCAGTTCGGCGTGGGCTTCTATTCCGCCTTCATCGTCGCCGACAAGGTGGACGTGTTCACCCGTCGTGCCGGGCTCTCCGCCGCTGAAGGCGTGCACTGGTCCTCCAAGGGCGAGGGCGAGTTCGACATCGCCACCATCGACAAGGCCGAGCGGGGCACCCGGATCGTCCTGCACCTGAAGTCCGGTGAGGAAGAGTTCGCCGACGGCTGGCGCCTGCGCAACGTCATCAAGAAGTACTCCGACCATATCGCCCTGCCCATCGAACTGCCGAAGGAGCACTACGGCGAGGAGAAGGACAAGCCGGCCGAGCCCGAGTGGGAAACCGTCAACCGCGCCAGTGCCCTCTGGACCCGTCCGCGCACCGAAGTGAAGGACGAGGAGTACCAGGAGTTCTACAAGCACGTCGCCCACGACTTCGAGAATCCGTTGTCCTGGAGCCACAACAAGGTCGAGGGCAAGCTTGAGTACACCTCGCTGCTGTACGTACCGGGTCGTGCGCCGTTCGACCTCTACCACCGCGAAGCGCCGAAGGGCCTCAAGCTCTACGTGCAGCGCGTGTTCATCATGGACCAGGCCGAGCAGTTCCTGCCGCTGTACCTGCGCTTCATCAAGGGTGTGGTGGACTCCAACGACCTGTCCCTGAACGTCTCCCGCGAAATTCTCCAGTCCGGCCCGGTGATCGACTCCATGAAGTCGGCGCTGACCAAGCGCGTGCTGGACATGCTGGAGAAGCTGGCCAAGAACGAGCCCGAGCAATACAAGGGCTTCTGGAAGAACTTCGGCCAGGTCCTCAAGGAAGGCCCGGCGGAAGACTTCGCCAACAAGGAGAAGATCGCCGGCCTGCTGCGCTTCGCCTCCACCAGCGACGAGAACGGCGAGCAGAGCGTCGGCCTGGCCGACTACATCGGTCGCCTGAAAGAGGGCCAGGACAAGATCTACTTCCTCACCGGCGAGTCCTACGCCCAGGTGAAGAACAGCCCGCACCTGGAAGTCTTCCGCAAGAAAGGCATCGAAGTGCTGCTGCTCACCGACCGCATCGACGAGTGGCTGATGAGCTACCTCACCGAGTTCGACGGCAAGCAGTTCGTCGACGTCGCCCGTGGCGATCTCGACCTCGGCAAGCTGGACAGCGAGGAGGACAAGAAGGCCCAGGAAGAGGTCGCCAAGGCCAAGGAAGGGCTGGTGGAGCGCCTCAAGGGCGCACTGGGCGAGCAGGTGGCCGAGGTGCGCGTCTCCCACCGCCTGACCGACTCCCCGGCGATCCTCGCCATCGGCGAGCAGGACCTGGGCCTGCAGATGCGCCAGATCCTCGAGGCCAGCGGGCAGAAGGTGCCGGAGTCCAAGCCGATCTTCGAGTTCAACCCCAGCCACCCGCTGATCGAGAAGCTGGACAGCGAGCAGGACGAGGACCGCTTCGGCGAACTGTCCCATATCCTCTTCGACCAGGCTGCCCTGGCCGCTGGCGACAGCCTCAAGGATCCGGCCGCCTATGTCCGCCGCCTGAACAAGCTGTTGGTCGAGCTCAGCGCCTGA